The following proteins come from a genomic window of Shewanella halifaxensis HAW-EB4:
- a CDS encoding acyl-CoA thioesterase yields the protein MPLSQTPTQFPEDVALRIEQSEARVIKAVFPSITNHHNTLFGGEALAWMDETAFIAATRFCRKTLVTVSSDRIDFNKPIPAGSLAEIIARVIHVGNTSIKVEVNIFVEDMYQDLREHAIRGVFTFVAVDEQRKPTAVWPL from the coding sequence ATGCCTTTATCTCAAACTCCCACGCAATTTCCCGAAGACGTTGCCCTTCGAATCGAACAATCTGAAGCTCGCGTTATCAAAGCAGTGTTCCCCTCTATTACTAATCATCACAATACCTTATTTGGTGGTGAGGCTTTAGCCTGGATGGATGAAACCGCCTTTATCGCTGCAACCCGCTTTTGCCGCAAAACCTTAGTGACGGTGAGCTCTGATAGAATTGATTTTAACAAGCCTATCCCTGCGGGCTCATTAGCCGAAATTATTGCTAGAGTCATTCATGTAGGCAACACCTCAATCAAAGTTGAAGTAAACATTTTTGTTGAGGACATGTATCAAGATCTAAGAGAGCACGCTATTCGTGGCGTATTTACTTTCGTTGCAGTTGATGAACAGAGAAAGCCCACAGCTGTTTGGCCGCTATAA
- a CDS encoding response regulator transcription factor produces MKPENLNIIIADDHPLFRNALRQALSSEFKNTQWFEADSADALQALLESSDIEYDVVLLDLQMPGSHGYSTLIHLRTHFQELPVVVISAHEDNLTISRAIHYGSSGFIPKSSSMETLAEALEAVLFGDIWLPQGVELQEINEDETNQMASKLADLTPQQYKVLQMFAEGLLNKQIAYDLGVSEATIKAHATAIFRKLGVRNRTQAVISLQQLEMDKVDI; encoded by the coding sequence ATGAAGCCTGAAAATTTAAATATTATTATTGCAGATGACCATCCGTTATTTAGAAACGCACTGAGACAAGCTTTGTCGTCTGAGTTTAAAAATACACAATGGTTTGAAGCAGATAGTGCCGACGCACTACAAGCCCTACTCGAGAGCAGTGACATTGAATATGATGTGGTGTTATTAGATCTGCAGATGCCTGGTTCCCATGGCTACTCAACGCTGATCCACCTAAGAACGCATTTTCAGGAGTTACCCGTTGTGGTGATCTCCGCTCATGAAGATAACCTCACAATAAGCCGCGCTATTCATTATGGTAGCTCTGGGTTTATTCCAAAATCTTCTTCTATGGAAACCTTAGCCGAAGCATTAGAAGCGGTACTATTTGGTGATATTTGGTTGCCTCAAGGCGTTGAGCTTCAAGAGATCAATGAAGATGAAACGAATCAAATGGCCAGTAAGTTAGCCGATCTCACTCCCCAGCAATATAAAGTGCTGCAGATGTTTGCAGAAGGCTTACTCAATAAACAAATTGCCTATGACCTCGGCGTGTCAGAAGCCACCATTAAGGCACATGCTACAGCGATATTTAGAAAGCTTGGTGTAAGAAATCGTACTCAAGCTGTCATTTCCTTACAGCAACTCGAGATGGATAAAGTCGACATTTAA